The proteins below are encoded in one region of Apium graveolens cultivar Ventura chromosome 4, ASM990537v1, whole genome shotgun sequence:
- the LOC141717261 gene encoding uncharacterized protein LOC141717261 gives MSAMVHEQENGENQVEMTTTVDDDPADMSPRVVLEKSASSTELDRISSLSSSIINHELADDDESLSSALSLPSRGNHNNNNINIHSVVQLKSKLDNMRKNSVRRFSSVAFNINNIGQSKKSLRWKHGRSHASDDSIEWMMPKPSWRNFTLQELEAATKKFNPGVSPFFLISFM, from the exons ATGTCGGCAATGGTCCATGAGCAAG AAAATGGTGAAAATCAAGTAGAAATGACAACTACTGTGGACGACGATCCTGCAGATATGTCTCCAAGAGTAGTTCTAGAGAAATCTGCATCAAGTACAGAGCTTGACCGGATCAGCAGTTTGAGCTCATCTATTATAAACCATGAATTGGCAGATGATGATGAGTCATTGTCATCTGCATTATCATTGCCATCGCGTGGCaatcataataataataatattaatattcatAGCGTGGTGCAGTTAAAGAGCAAGCTTGACAATATGAGGAAGAACTCTGTAAGAAGGTTCTCTTCAGTTGCGTTCAATATTAATAATATTGGACAATCAAAGAAGAGTTTGAGATGGAAGCATGGGAGAAGCCATGCATCGGATGATTCTATTGAATGGATGATGCCTAAGCCCTCTTGGAGAAATTTCACTCTCCAGGAGCTTGAGGCTGCCACAAAAAAATTTAATCCCGGTGTGAGCCCATTTttcttaatctctttcatgtAA